The following are from one region of the Paenibacillus bovis genome:
- the metK gene encoding methionine adenosyltransferase, translating into MGGWKLLSNIKKHLFTSESVTEGHPDKICDQISDAVLDAFLANDPNARVACEVSVATGLVLVIGEISTNSEYVDIPSIVRNTVKEIGYTRAKYGFDYNTCAVLTSLNEQSADIAQGVNAALETRDPEQMEKETENIGAGDQGLMFGFAANETPELMPLPIALSHRIARRLSEVRKDGKLDYLRPDGKTQVTVEYENGKPVRVDTIVVSTQHAEEATLEQIQKDIREHVILPVVPAELLDDETKYFINPTGRFVIGGPQGDAGLTGRKIIVDTYGGYARHGGGAFSGKDPTKVDRSAAYAARYVAKNLVAAGLADKCEIQLAYAIGVANPVSINVDTYGTGKVDEDKLVELVRDNFDLRPTGIIRMLDLRRPIYRQTAAYGHFGRTDVDLPWERVDKAELLKSQAGL; encoded by the coding sequence ATGGGAGGTTGGAAACTGTTGTCCAATATTAAAAAACATCTATTTACATCAGAGTCTGTAACCGAAGGACATCCAGATAAGATTTGTGACCAAATTTCTGATGCTGTACTGGACGCTTTTTTGGCAAACGACCCGAATGCACGTGTTGCATGTGAAGTGTCTGTAGCTACAGGCCTGGTACTTGTCATTGGTGAAATTAGCACAAACTCGGAATATGTGGATATTCCATCTATCGTGAGAAATACTGTCAAAGAAATTGGCTATACTCGTGCCAAATACGGCTTTGATTACAATACATGTGCAGTACTGACTTCCCTGAACGAGCAATCTGCCGATATCGCCCAAGGCGTAAACGCAGCTCTGGAGACTCGTGATCCGGAACAAATGGAAAAAGAAACCGAAAATATTGGTGCAGGTGACCAGGGTCTGATGTTCGGCTTTGCAGCCAATGAGACCCCTGAACTGATGCCTCTTCCAATCGCTTTGTCCCACCGTATCGCACGCCGCCTTTCTGAGGTGCGTAAAGACGGTAAGCTGGATTATCTGCGTCCTGATGGCAAAACTCAGGTAACCGTAGAATACGAAAACGGTAAGCCTGTACGCGTAGATACAATCGTTGTATCCACACAGCACGCTGAAGAAGCAACACTGGAGCAAATCCAAAAAGATATTCGTGAGCATGTTATTCTGCCGGTTGTTCCTGCAGAACTGCTGGACGATGAAACCAAATACTTTATTAATCCTACAGGTCGTTTTGTTATCGGTGGTCCTCAAGGTGATGCAGGTCTGACAGGTCGTAAGATCATTGTAGATACGTACGGTGGTTATGCACGTCATGGCGGCGGAGCATTCTCCGGTAAGGATCCTACAAAAGTAGACCGTTCTGCTGCTTATGCTGCACGTTATGTAGCTAAAAACCTGGTGGCTGCAGGTCTGGCTGACAAATGTGAAATTCAGCTGGCGTATGCGATCGGTGTAGCTAACCCGGTATCGATCAACGTTGATACGTACGGTACAGGCAAAGTAGACGAAGACAAACTGGTAGAACTGGTACGCGATAATTTTGATCTGCGCCCAACTGGCATTATTCGTATGCTGGATCTGCGTCGTCCAATCTATCGTCAAACTGCAGCATATGGTCACTTTGGCCGTACTGATGTGGATCTTCCTTGGGAACGTGTAGACAAAGCAGAACTGCTGAAATCCCAAGCGGGTCTGTAA
- a CDS encoding copper amine oxidase N-terminal domain-containing protein: MSDKIHNKQKNKKNVYDIQGGEQKVMKKSTKKVINVAASAALLAGVAPVAGIIAPTAAHASGSFDVISVPTISGNSTESVTELGRVRVNVFEDTLNDGTATTATYKYLTVTLPEGLELKANANLNSIVTSRSDVTTTGGNNVIVSAAERVGSSNKTFRIGVKGTNQDDDFNFQIDLANQVRSTGLTSGDLNLSFTADPNSGLPTGNVKFATVVTSGQVALEARETQSSSEDFAFTLRVTESVAASLRDGNAIKLKLPSGFDWSAAGTATALYGDLDNEDLNISIDDDTLTIATKSGVRSTSASSFDLPLTFSVDDEDQAKDGDVTASISGNSSLNVSSLVVGTYGEYGGGVTIASPTTVTSGQDEQQIGDVVIKETVAGSFLRGRTVTLQLPEGARWQTVYEDGKGATGSTGSVETANGLTQPNFEYSGTDGRTLRLTWPTGTNDTNGGKINTSNRAGSITLKDVEIAVQPGFTGDVNLTVAGSQGLTGTVKAATATNAVTLTATNATYNVAIGTDMASIGDLTLKEGAAGALTDDNGNDVASPGLVEILLPSGVTFGSTPTVSVTSGDLRIRNVSIDTYQNSTQGVLRFYVDSESTTASTISINGVNLRIDRTVPQGDIVAKVQGPAASYTAYNRNNDVTSSWYDSNRAATQAAIATIGTAPADQTDNAVTAIYTIGSTAYSVNGTTRTAEVAPYVENGRTYLPVRYVAEALGVSQANILFDKATSMVTLIKGDRVVQLKLKTNQLTINGSTINMDVKAVTKANRTVLPIAWVGKALDATVQYDAAAKTVTVTSK, encoded by the coding sequence ATGAGTGACAAAATCCATAACAAACAAAAAAACAAAAAAAACGTTTATGATATTCAAGGAGGAGAACAAAAGGTTATGAAAAAGTCTACTAAAAAAGTTATTAACGTAGCAGCAAGCGCAGCATTGCTGGCTGGCGTTGCTCCAGTTGCAGGTATCATCGCTCCAACAGCAGCACATGCATCGGGTAGCTTCGATGTAATCAGTGTTCCAACTATTTCTGGTAACTCTACTGAGTCCGTAACTGAACTGGGACGCGTAAGAGTAAATGTATTCGAAGATACACTCAACGATGGTACTGCAACAACTGCAACTTACAAATATCTGACAGTTACACTGCCAGAAGGTCTGGAACTGAAAGCTAACGCTAATCTGAATAGCATTGTTACTAGCCGTTCTGATGTTACTACAACAGGTGGAAACAATGTAATCGTATCTGCAGCTGAGCGAGTAGGAAGCAGCAACAAAACTTTCCGTATCGGCGTTAAAGGTACTAACCAAGACGACGATTTCAACTTCCAAATTGACTTGGCTAACCAAGTACGTTCTACTGGTCTGACTAGTGGTGATCTGAACCTGTCCTTTACTGCAGATCCAAACAGCGGTTTGCCTACAGGGAATGTTAAATTCGCTACTGTTGTAACTTCTGGTCAAGTAGCTCTGGAAGCACGTGAAACTCAATCCAGCAGCGAAGATTTCGCTTTCACACTGCGTGTGACTGAATCTGTTGCAGCTTCTCTGAGAGATGGCAATGCTATCAAACTGAAACTGCCAAGTGGTTTTGATTGGAGTGCTGCTGGTACTGCTACTGCATTGTACGGTGACCTGGATAACGAAGATCTGAACATCTCTATTGATGATGATACTCTTACAATCGCTACTAAATCCGGCGTTCGCTCTACTAGTGCTTCTTCCTTCGATCTGCCACTGACTTTCAGTGTAGATGATGAAGATCAAGCAAAAGATGGTGATGTTACAGCTTCCATTAGCGGTAACTCTTCTCTGAATGTTTCTTCTCTTGTAGTAGGTACTTATGGTGAGTATGGTGGTGGAGTAACAATTGCTTCTCCAACGACTGTAACTTCCGGACAAGATGAGCAACAAATCGGTGATGTAGTAATTAAAGAAACTGTAGCTGGTTCGTTCCTGAGAGGCCGCACAGTAACACTGCAACTGCCAGAAGGTGCACGTTGGCAGACAGTTTACGAAGATGGTAAAGGCGCAACTGGTAGCACAGGTTCTGTTGAAACAGCAAATGGTCTGACTCAACCTAACTTTGAATATTCCGGTACAGACGGTCGTACACTGCGTCTGACTTGGCCTACAGGTACTAACGACACTAATGGTGGCAAAATCAACACATCTAACCGTGCTGGTTCTATCACACTGAAAGATGTTGAAATTGCTGTACAACCAGGATTCACAGGTGATGTTAACCTGACAGTAGCTGGTAGCCAAGGTTTGACTGGTACAGTTAAAGCTGCAACTGCTACTAACGCTGTAACTCTGACAGCAACTAATGCAACTTACAATGTTGCAATTGGTACAGATATGGCTTCTATCGGTGACCTGACTCTGAAAGAAGGCGCTGCTGGTGCCTTGACTGATGACAATGGTAACGATGTAGCTAGCCCAGGTCTGGTAGAAATTCTGCTGCCATCCGGCGTGACATTCGGTTCCACTCCAACAGTATCTGTAACTTCTGGCGACCTGCGTATCCGTAACGTGTCTATCGACACTTACCAAAACAGTACTCAAGGCGTTCTGCGTTTCTACGTAGATAGCGAAAGTACTACTGCAAGTACTATTTCCATCAATGGCGTAAACCTGCGTATCGACCGTACTGTACCACAAGGCGATATCGTTGCTAAAGTACAAGGTCCTGCAGCTTCTTACACTGCTTACAACAGAAACAATGATGTAACAAGCAGCTGGTATGACAGCAACCGTGCAGCAACTCAAGCAGCAATTGCTACAATTGGTACAGCTCCAGCTGACCAAACTGACAATGCTGTAACTGCAATCTACACAATCGGAAGCACTGCTTACAGCGTAAACGGTACTACTCGTACTGCTGAAGTTGCTCCTTATGTAGAAAACGGCCGCACTTACTTGCCAGTTCGTTACGTAGCTGAAGCTCTGGGTGTATCCCAAGCTAACATCCTGTTCGACAAAGCAACTTCTATGGTTACTTTGATCAAAGGCGACCGCGTAGTTCAGCTGAAACTGAAAACTAATCAACTGACTATCAACGGTTCCACAATCAACATGGACGTTAAAGCTGTAACTAAAGCTAACCGTACTGTACTGCCAATCGCATGGGTTGGTAAAGCACTGGATGCAACTGTACAATACGATGCAGCTGCTAAAACTGTAACAGTAACTAGCAAATAA
- a CDS encoding S-layer homology domain-containing protein produces MKKILSMLMAVVLLVGILPQGIGGNTAQAASFFIFPNESYDANSPHVVGDAKVTIKGSYNGVNASTIKYRVVRVYKSGSGFVEDSSNETKGLTNYTVENSSITVTDIPLYSGLNKVEFSANPAGGGNAVTESIYFDYHDGPTLYNLSGTLDGNTVALEENVPAILKASTGSISFGQDKASIALSGSAPNAKQVIVSVNGGASRTGTVSGTNSQFTVAPLTLNSGKNTLTIQVINGTQKLVTTRDVTFFNGKTTFYDTYAVKGTTTSADLSTYPDFSATPETDGTGKVDITGKVVMPVPASGEPNLQGYITYALSGDGVGTATTKTGSVDAVKIAAESTSAYITLKYTVSGVSGLTYGKTVNVSIKTTDGLASNNSLGFTLRDSSSPYIYKVNYLPGYSASMKSQASSLSSSALDGANIFSLPTAIEVLVVNGTDSTVIDTKAVDSQGQAATIKMTEIPGTRKDTTMTVNGKSQTMKRILYEVTDVSLKGTLTLSFTAKKDSAATTASPVVNATINFLYGPYVSYTKAYDGQVVKYGQNDTEVATSVVDKELNNFAGQISNIADASEIVYSGTGQTVFFYINNTQVQLKESSDKFHFVVADTATAYKAMFSGENTIKFVISSNKNSYENTIKVSLVPTDIPVIPYNATLGIFPFKASTSVNQSVEIPTAKDTVNFPMNGSNYTAKEGAFNVYGTFDFLDLGKDKATVQNNVKRISKLENYKLQIVDSNGLTKIWTLNNAFSSISGGKSTGDALNPNSSATSVDGLSVFYDYDTQSFAFTITDAKMAESPIVYSFTVYNSGDGGPTATATVEIDPVSGTYDIVRPLTAQKTTNSNFIDVILTSKDASEVTINKVKAEKQNFDTDGNGTNEFENAYRVTVKDLKPNKETKIPITVKIGDQTLKDTVTVKYVPTNIPGAQYMQTMKNSAKVFDGNLSLKFPSGTSLIRRDAEAAEDFKSEVFSGNNILFAIANSNDGVINRYDFESPKAGVKQQFTDYGKQYFVNNFNSHFVKASDVYWMDPGIADNASTGTFDPISDGQDPYQPVNFPSNPQAPSYWNRDANNELVPSKQGTLTLSYLPDMAVDAGKLVTVFYFDPELKQWDNIGGVVNASKRTITVPFDRFGYYVVAKLSYSYTDIVQHSYARDYMEALFAKGIMNATDPDTAFGANQYITRGEFVRAIVKALEIPLNYQGTKHFIDLNTNVNSIRSTDLYDFRYIETAARAGFVRGTDPQVFSPGDNITRQDAAVIIASATNLKLETDIDKINKGLVKYFKDFNSIDRYARASVLAVAKKGYITGSAIDPTDLTKGYTYDPSAKMLRSDTDVILARVMIGQKLLPKM; encoded by the coding sequence TTGAAGAAAATACTATCGATGCTTATGGCGGTAGTCTTGTTGGTCGGTATTTTGCCGCAGGGGATTGGTGGAAATACGGCCCAGGCAGCGAGCTTCTTTATTTTCCCGAACGAGAGTTATGATGCAAACTCACCACACGTAGTCGGTGATGCCAAAGTTACAATTAAGGGTAGCTATAACGGCGTGAATGCAAGCACGATTAAATATAGAGTCGTTCGTGTATACAAAAGTGGATCAGGCTTCGTAGAAGATAGTTCCAACGAAACAAAAGGCTTAACTAACTATACGGTTGAAAATTCCAGCATTACAGTAACTGATATTCCACTGTACTCTGGTTTGAATAAAGTAGAATTCTCCGCTAACCCTGCTGGTGGCGGTAACGCAGTAACCGAATCTATTTATTTTGATTATCATGATGGTCCTACTTTGTATAATCTGTCGGGTACGCTTGATGGAAATACGGTAGCACTGGAAGAAAATGTACCTGCTATTTTGAAAGCTTCCACAGGAAGTATCAGCTTTGGACAGGATAAAGCGAGTATCGCACTGAGCGGTTCTGCACCTAATGCCAAACAAGTTATCGTATCTGTAAATGGCGGAGCGAGCAGAACAGGTACAGTATCAGGCACAAACAGTCAGTTTACTGTTGCGCCGCTTACACTTAACAGCGGTAAAAACACACTGACGATTCAAGTGATTAATGGTACTCAAAAGCTGGTAACTACACGTGATGTTACATTTTTCAATGGTAAAACAACCTTTTATGATACGTATGCAGTAAAGGGTACAACTACTTCTGCTGATTTGTCCACGTATCCCGATTTTAGTGCAACACCTGAAACCGATGGTACAGGCAAAGTAGATATCACAGGTAAAGTGGTAATGCCAGTTCCTGCTTCTGGTGAACCTAACCTGCAAGGGTATATTACGTATGCTTTATCTGGAGATGGAGTTGGAACAGCTACAACAAAAACAGGCAGTGTGGATGCTGTGAAAATTGCAGCAGAGAGTACTTCAGCATATATCACTTTGAAGTATACTGTCTCTGGAGTATCCGGTCTCACTTACGGTAAAACCGTTAATGTAAGCATTAAAACTACAGATGGTTTGGCTTCCAATAATAGTTTGGGCTTTACGCTGAGAGATAGCTCTTCACCGTATATTTATAAAGTAAATTATCTGCCAGGCTATTCAGCTTCCATGAAAAGCCAAGCAAGCAGCTTGAGCAGCTCTGCTCTGGACGGTGCCAACATTTTCTCACTTCCAACAGCTATTGAGGTTCTTGTTGTAAATGGTACGGATAGTACTGTTATTGATACAAAAGCTGTAGATTCCCAAGGACAAGCCGCAACAATCAAAATGACAGAAATTCCAGGCACACGTAAAGATACTACAATGACTGTTAACGGCAAGTCTCAAACAATGAAAAGAATTTTGTATGAAGTTACAGATGTATCTCTAAAAGGAACGCTGACCCTTTCGTTTACTGCGAAAAAAGATTCAGCTGCTACTACAGCAAGTCCAGTAGTAAATGCTACAATCAATTTCCTGTATGGACCTTATGTAAGTTATACCAAAGCTTATGATGGTCAAGTTGTAAAATATGGACAAAACGATACTGAAGTAGCAACGAGTGTAGTAGACAAAGAGCTGAATAATTTTGCTGGTCAAATCTCGAATATTGCGGATGCCAGTGAAATTGTATATAGCGGAACAGGTCAAACTGTGTTCTTCTATATTAATAATACGCAGGTACAACTGAAAGAGTCTTCGGACAAATTCCACTTTGTAGTAGCTGATACGGCTACTGCTTACAAAGCGATGTTCTCTGGAGAAAACACAATCAAGTTTGTAATCAGCTCCAATAAGAATTCTTATGAAAACACGATCAAGGTAAGTCTGGTTCCAACAGATATCCCTGTTATTCCGTATAACGCTACACTGGGAATTTTCCCTTTCAAAGCAAGCACTTCTGTTAATCAAAGTGTGGAAATTCCTACTGCTAAGGATACCGTTAACTTCCCGATGAATGGATCGAACTATACTGCCAAAGAAGGCGCATTTAATGTATACGGAACATTCGATTTCCTCGATCTTGGTAAAGACAAAGCAACCGTACAAAACAATGTTAAACGTATTAGCAAATTGGAAAATTATAAATTACAGATCGTCGATTCAAATGGATTAACCAAGATTTGGACATTGAACAATGCATTCAGCTCTATCAGTGGTGGTAAATCTACAGGTGATGCTCTGAATCCAAATTCAAGTGCAACATCAGTAGACGGACTGTCTGTATTCTATGATTATGATACACAATCTTTTGCATTCACTATTACCGATGCCAAAATGGCTGAAAGCCCGATTGTATATAGCTTTACTGTATATAATTCTGGCGATGGCGGTCCAACTGCTACAGCTACTGTAGAGATCGACCCGGTAAGTGGAACTTATGATATTGTAAGACCATTAACTGCTCAAAAGACTACAAATAGCAACTTTATTGATGTTATCCTGACTTCCAAAGATGCATCTGAAGTAACAATCAACAAAGTCAAAGCTGAAAAGCAAAACTTTGATACAGATGGTAATGGAACTAATGAATTTGAAAATGCTTATCGTGTAACTGTAAAAGATCTGAAACCAAATAAAGAGACCAAGATTCCGATCACTGTAAAAATTGGTGATCAGACGCTTAAAGATACTGTAACCGTAAAATATGTGCCTACGAATATTCCTGGTGCACAGTATATGCAGACGATGAAAAACTCTGCTAAAGTATTCGATGGCAATCTCTCTCTGAAGTTTCCATCAGGAACAAGTTTGATCAGACGCGATGCTGAAGCGGCAGAAGACTTCAAATCCGAAGTTTTCTCTGGAAATAACATTTTGTTCGCAATTGCCAACAGTAATGATGGTGTTATCAACCGCTATGATTTTGAATCTCCAAAAGCGGGTGTAAAACAACAGTTCACAGATTATGGTAAACAGTATTTTGTAAATAACTTTAATAGCCATTTTGTTAAAGCTAGTGATGTGTACTGGATGGATCCAGGGATCGCAGATAATGCTTCTACTGGAACATTTGATCCGATTTCCGATGGTCAAGATCCTTATCAACCTGTAAACTTCCCGAGCAATCCTCAGGCACCAAGCTACTGGAACCGTGATGCAAATAATGAACTCGTTCCTTCCAAGCAAGGTACACTGACTTTATCATACCTGCCCGATATGGCAGTAGATGCCGGTAAACTGGTTACTGTATTCTATTTTGATCCTGAGTTGAAGCAATGGGATAATATCGGTGGTGTTGTAAATGCCTCCAAACGTACCATTACTGTACCATTTGATCGTTTTGGATATTATGTAGTAGCCAAACTGAGCTATTCCTATACTGACATCGTACAGCATAGTTATGCACGTGATTATATGGAAGCTTTGTTTGCCAAAGGTATTATGAACGCTACAGATCCAGATACAGCATTTGGTGCCAACCAGTATATTACACGTGGCGAGTTTGTACGTGCGATTGTTAAAGCACTGGAAATTCCTCTGAACTATCAGGGAACTAAGCACTTCATCGATTTGAATACCAATGTCAACTCGATTCGTTCCACAGATTTATATGATTTCCGTTATATCGAGACAGCGGCTCGTGCCGGCTTTGTACGCGGTACAGATCCACAGGTATTCAGCCCTGGTGATAATATCACCCGTCAAGATGCTGCTGTTATTATTGCCAGCGCAACCAACCTGAAACTCGAAACAGATATCGATAAAATCAATAAAGGTCTGGTGAAATACTTCAAAGACTTTAACTCAATCGACCGTTATGCTCGTGCTTCAGTACTGGCCGTAGCGAAAAAAGGTTATATTACTGGATCGGCTATTGATCCAACCGATCTTACCAAAGGCTACACTTATGATCCATCTGCCAAAATGCTGCGTTCCGATACAGACGTTATTCTGGCAAGAGTAATGATTGGACAAAAGCTGCTGCCTAAGATGTAA
- a CDS encoding MraY family glycosyltransferase translates to MLTICIIGFVLALALALALTPLVKKFAIRIGAVDVPNARKVHTRIMPRLGGLGIFLAFTIAFVAVLPFLPFDLPARDANFMKAFFTAGSIIVLIGVLDDRFELSAKVKLLGQIIAACAVVFGYGIKVDFVDIPFQDNYFSLENWISIPLTIFWIVGVTNAINLIDGLDGLAAGVSAIAIGSIFTMSLIMGNYPVALLCVLLLGAIIGFLYFNFHPAKIFMGDTGSLFLGFSLAMLSLLGFKQIAVVSFITPLIIIGVPLSDTFFAIIRRWVHKKPIFAPDKGHLHHCLRELGLSHRQTVLMIYGIAAFFGVLAIIQSSAALNEANWVTFAVICIMMFVMQIGAELIGLVGKTRRPLLTLLARLRVKPDPTRGSKS, encoded by the coding sequence ATGTTAACTATTTGTATTATCGGGTTTGTCCTGGCGCTTGCCTTAGCGCTGGCACTCACACCACTCGTCAAAAAGTTTGCAATTCGAATCGGGGCAGTAGACGTTCCCAATGCCCGCAAGGTGCATACACGGATTATGCCGCGGCTTGGCGGACTCGGGATTTTCCTGGCATTTACGATTGCATTCGTTGCAGTCCTGCCATTTTTGCCTTTTGATCTTCCCGCACGCGATGCGAACTTTATGAAGGCGTTCTTTACAGCCGGCTCCATCATTGTACTGATTGGAGTACTGGATGACCGCTTTGAATTATCAGCCAAAGTTAAATTATTAGGACAAATCATTGCTGCATGTGCAGTAGTATTCGGATACGGTATCAAAGTTGATTTTGTAGATATTCCTTTTCAGGATAATTACTTCTCACTCGAAAACTGGATTTCCATTCCGCTCACGATCTTCTGGATCGTTGGTGTGACCAATGCAATTAATCTGATTGATGGACTCGATGGTCTGGCAGCCGGTGTATCTGCGATTGCGATCGGCAGCATTTTCACCATGTCACTGATTATGGGTAACTATCCTGTAGCGCTGCTGTGTGTGCTGCTGCTGGGTGCGATTATCGGATTCCTGTACTTCAATTTCCATCCGGCCAAGATTTTCATGGGGGATACCGGTTCGTTATTCCTCGGATTCAGTCTGGCCATGCTGTCACTGCTTGGATTCAAACAAATCGCGGTGGTATCGTTTATTACGCCGCTGATCATTATCGGAGTTCCATTGTCCGATACATTCTTTGCAATCATTCGCCGCTGGGTACATAAAAAGCCGATTTTTGCTCCGGACAAAGGTCATTTGCATCATTGTCTGCGTGAACTCGGACTCAGCCATCGTCAGACTGTACTGATGATTTATGGTATTGCTGCATTCTTCGGTGTTCTGGCGATTATCCAATCGTCGGCTGCATTGAACGAAGCCAACTGGGTGACCTTTGCCGTGATCTGTATCATGATGTTCGTTATGCAGATTGGAGCCGAACTGATTGGACTTGTCGGTAAAACAAGACGTCCACTGCTTACATTGCTGGCACGCCTGCGGGTCAAACCTGATCCAACAAGAGGCAGCAAATCGTAA
- a CDS encoding WecB/TagA/CpsF family glycosyltransferase translates to MNQFQTIPTVPIYGLNVSKLNMNDTVSYLESIVGTGKPHQIITANPIMIMTALEQPQYMHIMKNAELLVPDGAGLVWAASTCGQPVAERVTGFDLLHRLLDVGQKHSWKVYLLGSTPEVIQAAAARLQSLYPGIVIAGYRDGFFGPDQDAEVIAGIREAAPDLLFVARGADTQEPWIGRYKQELGVPIMMGVGGSFDIISGKTKRAPVAFQKLRMEWFYRLMKEPYRYKRMLVLPKFALKVLKDKESVVKAQ, encoded by the coding sequence ATGAATCAATTCCAAACAATTCCGACTGTGCCAATCTACGGTCTGAATGTATCCAAACTGAATATGAATGATACGGTAAGCTACCTTGAATCCATTGTAGGTACAGGCAAGCCTCATCAGATTATTACAGCCAATCCGATAATGATTATGACTGCCCTGGAGCAGCCGCAGTATATGCATATCATGAAAAATGCAGAATTGCTCGTTCCCGATGGAGCCGGGCTGGTATGGGCAGCCTCTACATGTGGACAGCCTGTAGCTGAACGCGTAACCGGATTCGATCTGCTTCATCGTCTGTTGGATGTCGGTCAGAAGCACAGCTGGAAAGTGTATCTGCTGGGCTCTACTCCCGAAGTGATTCAGGCTGCAGCCGCCCGGTTACAAAGTTTATATCCCGGCATTGTGATTGCCGGATACAGAGACGGATTTTTCGGACCGGACCAGGATGCGGAAGTCATCGCCGGTATTCGTGAAGCAGCACCGGATCTGCTGTTTGTAGCAAGGGGTGCGGATACGCAGGAACCATGGATTGGCCGGTATAAACAGGAGCTGGGTGTGCCGATTATGATGGGTGTAGGCGGTAGCTTCGATATCATTTCAGGCAAAACAAAACGTGCACCGGTGGCGTTTCAGAAATTGCGGATGGAATGGTTTTATCGCCTCATGAAAGAGCCTTATCGTTATAAACGGATGCTTGTTCTTCCCAAATTTGCTCTAAAAGTGCTTAAAGACAAGGAAAGTGTAGTAAAAGCTCAGTAA
- the csaB gene encoding polysaccharide pyruvyl transferase CsaB — protein MASVSVQIVISGYYGFRNSGDEAVLKSILNSLAAQEKEQGIRIVPVVLSNDPEWTSRMYGVRSVQRMKLGEIRQLLKESDGLISGGGSLLQDSTGLLTIPYYLGIVHIAQWVRKPVFIYAQGVGPVQRPFFFKWIRNVFRKSAYISVRDQESASLLGRMGIDSSSVEVVADPVMGLPLPDGNSAASSTASHGSAHQAAETASYSTTDSIPVIGISVRFWDKQRRELDGIAEGLKLLSSQRPVHLRFLPFHLPDDEQASRYVIDKIGDISGNGSIISTADQVTDPQQMLAEVSRCHMLLGMRLHSLIYAASQSVPLMGISYDPKIDQFLNRMQIKPTGTSSVTEPARLVEDAVYLLDHGQEWQTNKLPLIQALQQDAARPAHFIAQYFLAKR, from the coding sequence ATGGCTTCCGTCTCTGTTCAAATCGTAATTTCGGGCTATTACGGCTTTCGTAACAGCGGTGACGAGGCGGTCCTGAAATCCATACTGAATTCACTGGCAGCACAGGAAAAGGAGCAGGGCATCCGGATCGTACCGGTTGTCCTGTCCAATGATCCGGAATGGACATCTCGCATGTATGGCGTTCGCTCCGTACAGCGGATGAAGCTGGGCGAGATTCGCCAGCTGCTCAAGGAAAGCGATGGACTGATCAGTGGCGGAGGCAGTCTACTGCAGGATTCTACTGGACTGCTCACCATCCCCTACTATCTGGGCATTGTCCATATCGCCCAATGGGTACGTAAACCGGTATTCATCTATGCTCAGGGCGTCGGCCCGGTACAGCGCCCGTTCTTTTTCAAATGGATTCGCAACGTATTTCGTAAAAGTGCCTATATTTCTGTTCGTGATCAGGAATCAGCTTCACTGCTTGGCCGGATGGGAATCGATTCTTCTTCCGTCGAAGTTGTAGCTGATCCAGTGATGGGGCTTCCTTTGCCGGATGGTAATTCTGCTGCTTCATCAACTGCCAGTCATGGATCAGCTCATCAGGCGGCAGAAACAGCATCATATTCGACAACAGATTCGATTCCGGTGATTGGCATATCCGTTCGGTTCTGGGACAAGCAGCGCCGCGAACTGGATGGAATCGCCGAGGGACTGAAGCTTCTGAGCTCTCAGCGTCCGGTTCACCTGCGTTTCCTGCCTTTTCATTTACCTGATGATGAGCAGGCTTCCCGTTATGTTATTGATAAAATTGGAGACATAAGCGGAAATGGTAGTATAATCAGTACAGCCGATCAAGTGACAGATCCACAGCAGATGCTGGCCGAAGTCAGCCGCTGTCATATGCTGCTCGGTATGAGACTGCACAGTCTGATCTATGCAGCTTCACAGTCGGTTCCGCTGATGGGAATTTCCTATGATCCCAAAATTGATCAGTTCCTGAACCGGATGCAGATCAAGCCAACCGGTACCAGTTCGGTAACCGAACCTGCACGTCTGGTAGAAGATGCAGTATACTTGCTGGATCATGGGCAGGAATGGCAAACCAACAAACTGCCGCTTATCCAGGCATTACAACAGGATGCTGCCAGACCGGCTCATTTTATAGCTCAATATTTTCTGGCAAAAAGGTGA